Proteins encoded within one genomic window of Aureimonas sp. AU20:
- a CDS encoding nuclear transport factor 2 family protein, which produces MKTLLAAIAILSAGASAALAGPAGDMAKAHIEAIAKGDTAAVTAAYAPSATLHWVGGPLDGTYTGPEIAATWAKFAKAQTGLKATVVNMTESMNPKGATVVADVVFANDNKIPVRYVMLFRDGKLADEIWQIDPALAK; this is translated from the coding sequence ATGAAGACCCTCCTCGCAGCCATCGCCATTCTCTCCGCTGGGGCTTCGGCCGCGCTTGCGGGTCCCGCCGGCGACATGGCGAAGGCGCATATCGAGGCGATCGCGAAGGGCGATACCGCCGCGGTCACCGCCGCCTACGCGCCGTCCGCAACGCTCCACTGGGTCGGCGGTCCGCTCGACGGCACCTATACGGGTCCTGAGATCGCCGCGACCTGGGCGAAGTTCGCCAAGGCGCAGACGGGCCTGAAGGCCACCGTCGTGAACATGACCGAGAGCATGAACCCGAAGGGCGCCACCGTCGTCGCCGATGTCGTCTTTGCCAACGACAACAAGATCCCCGTGCGCTACGTCATGCTATTCCGGGACGGGAAGCTCGCGGACGAGATCTGGCAGATCGACCCCGCGCTGGCGAAGTAA